From Pan troglodytes isolate AG18354 chromosome 11, NHGRI_mPanTro3-v2.0_pri, whole genome shotgun sequence, the proteins below share one genomic window:
- the PABIR1 gene encoding PPP2R1A-PPP2R2A-interacting phosphatase regulator 1 → MAQEKMELDLELPPGTGGSPAEGGGSGGGGGLRRSNSAPLIHGLSDTSPVFQAEAPSARRNSTTFPSRHGLLLPASPVRMHSSRLHQIKQEEGMDLINRETVHEREVQTAMQISHSWEESFSLSDNDVEKSASPKRIDFIPVSPAPSPTRGIGKQCFSPSLQSFVSSNGLPPSPIPSPTTRFTTRRSQSPINCIRPSVLGPLKRKCEMETEYQPKRFFQGITNMLSSDVAQLSDPGVCVSSDTLDGNSSSAGSSCNSPAKVSTTTDSPVSPAQAASPFIPLDELSSK, encoded by the coding sequence ATGGCTCAGGAGAAGATGGAGCTAGACCTGGAGCTGCCTCCGGGTACGGGCGGGAGCCCGGCGGAGGGCggtggcagcggcggcggcgggggcctCAGGAGGTCTAACAGCGCCCCCCTGATCCACGGCCTCAGTGACACTTCGCCGGTGTTCCAGGCCGAGGCGCCGAGCGCCAGGCGGAACAGCACAACGTTCCCGAGCCGCCACGGCCTGCTGCTACCGGCCTCCCCTGTCCGCATGCACAGCAGCCGCTTGCACCAGATCAAACAAGAAGAGGGCATGGACTTGATCAATCGAGAGACAGTCCACGAGCGGGAGGTGCAGACCGCAATGCAGATAAGCCACTCCTGGGAGGAAAgtttcagcctgagtgacaacgACGTGGAGAAATCCGCCTCCCCCAAGCGCATCGATTTCATTCCTGTGTCACCAGCACCGTCACCCACTCGGGGAATTGGGAAGCAGTGTTTTTCGCCATCCTTGCAAAGTTTTGTAAGTAGCAACGGATTGCCTCCAAGCCCTATTCCCAGCCCAACGACCCGATTTACCACCCGGAGAAGCCAGAGCCCCATCAATTGCATTAGACCAAGTGTTCTTGGACcattgaaaagaaaatgtgaaatggaAACTGAATATCAGCCAAAGAGATTTTTCCAGGGCATCACCAACATGCTTTCTTCTGACGTTGCACAGCTGTCAGATCctggtgtgtgtgtatcttcGGATACCCTTGATGGAAACAGCAGCAGTGCCGGATCTTCTTGTAACTCACCAGCGAAAGTCAGCACTACCACCGACTCTCCTGTGTCACCTGCCCAAGCGGCTTCTCCATTTATTCCACTAGATGAACTTTCGTCTAAGTGA